A stretch of DNA from Leptospira barantonii:
GTGGTCTTTCCTCGTATGGGCATTTGTCCGTCCGAGGGCCCGAGATTCGAACGGAGTTTGTATGAAACGTTTTCTGGTTTGTTGTGTTCTTTTATCTTTGAGCGGATGTTTTTATTCTTCACCGATCCGAAAGATCGTCTTAAAACCGATTCCGATAAACGTGGATTGGGAAGAAAGAAACAAGGAAGCCGTAAAAATTCTTCGGGATTTAATCCGAATTCGCACCGAACGATCCAACGAACTCGCGGTCGCACAGTATCTGCAAACGATTCTAAAAAAGGAAGGAATTCCTTCCACGATCTACGCGTCGAAAGAACGACCCGATCGCGCCAATCTGGTTGCGGTTCTGGAACCGATCCAACCGAGTTCTTTGAAGGGAATCATATTGGGAAATCATACGGATGTGGTCGAGGCCAATCCGAGCGAATGGAGCGTGCCTCCGTATAACGGCGATTTGGTGGACGGGAGAATCTACGGCAGAGGCGCCTTGGATATGAAAGGTTTGGCTGTGATGCAGTTTATGGCCTTTTTAGAATTGAAACGTTCCAAAATAGAATTGAATCGAAAGGTGATGTTTCTTTCCCTTGCGGACGAGGAAAGCGGAAGTTTTTTAGGCGCCCGATATATGGCCGAACATCACAGAGAGTTGTTTAAGGATTACGGAAGTATGTTGAACGAGGGCGGGGTTGCGACCAAGGACGTAGGAATCCAAGGGGCAACCATATTCAACATTCAATATGCCGAAAAAGGAAATCTTTGGCTTAGACTCAAGGCGAAGGGAGAAAGCGGACACGGAAGTGCTCCTAACAAG
This window harbors:
- a CDS encoding M20/M25/M40 family metallo-hydrolase, which gives rise to MKRFLVCCVLLSLSGCFYSSPIRKIVLKPIPINVDWEERNKEAVKILRDLIRIRTERSNELAVAQYLQTILKKEGIPSTIYASKERPDRANLVAVLEPIQPSSLKGIILGNHTDVVEANPSEWSVPPYNGDLVDGRIYGRGALDMKGLAVMQFMAFLELKRSKIELNRKVMFLSLADEESGSFLGARYMAEHHRELFKDYGSMLNEGGVATKDVGIQGATIFNIQYAEKGNLWLRLKAKGESGHGSAPNKDYATLNLIRFYDEILSFDVGIRITEETRAYFYQLGSVASFPTSFFLKNASNPIIKPLLTGTLKKNKHLSAMTRNTKAITGIQTLEGDGYNVLSGETLGKLDVRILPGVNSKEYLEKIREIAKPYGIEVEVFDEIGPDDSPLDSDLFQILANVSTSKVPGSVAAPFMSAGKTDNARFRRIGIQCYGLNPAILTAKDTEGLHGKDENISVENLKLGSTILFETLIQYASP